CCAGTTTGCGCAGCGCACCGAGGCCGCCGTAGGAGATCATCCGGGTGCCCGGCGAGATCTGCTTGGCCAGTTGGTCGTTCCAGCTCAGCCCGGTGAACAGCTGCAGCGGTCCCAGCGTCGGCGCCTGAGCCAGCAACTGGTCGACCAGCGGACGCGGCTCGGCTGCCGCCTGGCCCCACCAGACACCCATTCCCGGTTTCAGGTATCGACCGAAGTCGATCATCACTCGATCCGTTCGATGAGTGTGCCGGTGCCCAGCCCACCGCCGCAGCACATGGTGATCAGCCCGAGGGTGGCGTCGCGGCGCGGCATCTCGTGCAGGAGCGTGGCCACAAGGCGGGCGCCAGTGGCCCCGACGGCATGTCCGAGGGCGATCGCCCCGCCGTTGACGTTGACCCGGTCCATGTCGGGCTGCAGCTCCCGTTCCCAGGCCAGGACCACCGAGGAGAAGGCCTCGTTGACCTCGAACAGGTCGACGTCGTCGACGGTGAGCCCGTTGCGTTCCAGCAGTTTTCGGGTGGCCGGGATGGGTCCGGTGAGCATGATGATCGGATCGACACCGACGGTGATCTGGTCGGCGATGCGGGCCCGGAGCCGCAGCCCGTGGCGTTGCGCGGCTTCGCGGGTGCACAGCAGGACCGCGGCCGCGCTGTCGCAGATCGGGCTCGAGCTGCCGGCGGTGATGCGGCCGTTGTCCGGGCGGAACACCGGCTTGAGTTTGGCGAGTGTTTCCAGTGAGGTGTCCGGCCGCACGGTCTGGTCGCCGGTGCGGATCTGGCCGTCGAGCTGCATCGGCACCATTTCATCGACGAACCGGCCCGCGGCGATGGCCTCGGCGGCCAGTCGGTGCGAACGGAGGGCGAATTCGTCCATCTCGGTCCGCGAGATGCCCCAGCGGTCGGCGATCAGTTCGGCGCTTTCGCCCTGGGTGACGAAGTCGTAGCGTTCCCGCAATTCGGGCGGCCACGGATCGCCGTAGAGTTCGCTGATCGTGGCCGGGGAGTTCATCGGCACGTGGTGCATGTGTTCCACTCCGCCGGCGATCACGATGTCGTGTGCGCCCGAGGCGATCAGTGCGGCCGCGAAATTCACCGCGGTCTGGGCCGACCCGCAGCGGCGGTCCAGTGTGGTGGCCGGCACCTCCGGCGGAAAGCCGGCCTGTAACCAGGCGTTGCGCCCGATGTTGCGGGACTGTTCCCCGAACGGCGCGGTGCAGCCGATGATCAGATCCTCCACCGCCCCGGGGTCGATATCGGCACGCTCGATCAGCTCCCGGTAGCAGGCGGCCAGCATGGCGTTCGGGTGCCAGTCGCGAAACCACCCCTTCTCCGGATGTGATCGGCCGATAGGGGTGCGCACTGCCTCGGCGATCACCACCTCGCGACCCGTGTTCGCGAACGGACCGGATACCCTGGCCGCCATCAGATCACCGTCCCTCCGTCGACGGGCAACACCTGCCCGGTGATGTAGGCCGCCGCGTCGGACGCCAGAAACAGGAAGCTCGGGGCGATCTCGGCGGGGGTGGCCCAGCGCTTCAGCGGGATCCGCTCGAGCGTCTTGGCGGCGAGTTTCTCGTTGCTGCGGATGTTCTCGGTCATCGCGGTGGCGGCCAGCGGGGCGACCGCGTTCACCGTGATCGACTGTCTGGCCAACTCGCGGGCCAGGGACTTGGTCAGGCCGATGATCGCGGCCTTGGCCGCGCCGTAGTTGGCCTGGCCGATCGTCCCGGTCAGCCCGGCGGCGGAGGTGACGTTGATGATCCGGCCGGTGCCGTCGGTGGGCAGCACGTCGAGTGCGGCGTGGCTGCAGTGGTAGGTGCCCATCACGTGCACGTCCAGGACGCGCCGGAATCTGGCCTCGTCCATGTTGGCGAACATGGCCGGGGCGATCACCCCGGCGTTGTTGACCAGGATGTGCAGCGTGCCGTCGCCGAGCTCCACGGCGGCCGCCACCGCCGCGGCGGTGTTGTCGGGATCGCAGACGTCCAACGCGAACGGTTCGGCGCTGCCGCCGGCCTCGGTGATCCGGCCCGCCACCCGCGCCGCCGCCGCCTCATCGACGTCGGTGACCAGCACGCGTGCCCCCGCCGCGGCGAAGCGTTCGGCCACGGCAGCCCCCACGCCGCCGCCGGCCCCCGTCACCAGCGCGGTGCGGCCGTCGAGGCCGAACACCCGCAGTGCCTCTGCCACGTTCAGCGCGCTGTGTGGTTGGCTCATCAGTAGCTCCTCGGCAGGCCGAGCACGTGGGATCCGAGGAAGTTCAGCACCATCTCCTGGCTGATCGGGGCGATCCGGGTCAGCCGGGCCTCACGGAAATAACGGGCCACGTTGTACTCCTCGGCATACCCCATGCCGCCGTGGGTCTGGAGGGCGCGGTCGGCGGCTTCGAATCCCGCATCGGCGCACAGGTATTTGGCGGTGTTGGCCTCCCGGCCACACGGTTTGCCGTTGTCATACAGCCACGTGGCCTTGCGCAGCATCAACTCGGCGGCGTCCAACCGGGCCAGCGAGTCCGCCAGCGGGAACTGGATGCCCTGGTTCATCCCGATGGGCCGTCCGAACACCTCACGGTCGTTGCCGTACTGCACCGCCGCACGCAGGGCCGCCCGGCCGATGCCCAGCGCCTCGGCCGCGATCAGCATCCGCTCCGGGTTCAGCCCGTCCAGCAGGTACTTGAACCCCTGCCCCTCCTCGCCGACCCGGTCCTCCACGGGCACCTCCAGGCCGTCGATGAACAACTCATTGGAGGTGACCGCGTTGCGCCCCATCTTCTTGATCGGGCGGATCTCGACCCGGCTGCGGTCCAGATCGGTCAGAAACAGCGTCATGCCGTCGGTCTTGCGCGCCGCGTCCTCGAACTTCGTGGTGCGGGTCAGCAGCAGGATCTTCTCCGACTCCACCGCCTTGGAGATCCACACCTTGCGGCCGTTGACGATGTATTTGTCGCCCTTGCGTTCGGCGAATGTGGTGATCTTGGTGGTGTCCAGGCCGGCACCCGGTTCGGTGACGCCGAAGCAGACGTGCAGATCACCGGTGACGATGCGGGGCAGCGTGCGCCGCTTGAGCTCCTCGCTGCCGTGCACGATCACCGGGTGCATGCCGAAGATCGACATGTGCATCGCGCTCGCGCCGTTCATCCCGGCGCCGGAGGCCGCCACCTGCTCCAGCACGATCGAGGCCTCGGTGATGCCGTAACCGTGCCCGCCGTACTCCTCGGGGGTGGTGATGCCCAGCCAGCCGCCCTCGGCGAAGGCGTTGTAGAACTCGGTGGGAAACTCGTGGTTTTCGTCCTTCTCCTGCCAGTACCGATCGTCGAACCGGGCCGCCAGTTCGGCGACCGCGTCACGGATTGTCAGCTGGTCCTCGGTCAATTCGAAATTCACATCAGCTCCGTCGTATCGGTGGAAAACGGTCCGAACGGCCGTCAGGGGATAGCCGTCTCGTCGAGCAGGGCGGTGGCGATCCGCTCGTTCCAGGCCCGGGGGGTGCCGAACAGGGTGCGGTCGAGCTTGGCCCGCTTGTAGAACAGGTGCAGATCGTGTTCCCAGGTGTAACCGATCGCCCCGTGCACGGTCAGCGCGGAATCGGCCACACCGACCGCACCCCCGGTCACCTGCGCCTTGGCCGCCGCAGCCGTCGTCGTCGCATCCGGCCGCCCGCCGTCCAACGCCGCGGCCGCATACAGCGCGATCGAATAGGCCGCCTCCACACTCACCAGCATCTGCGCCGCCGCATGCTTGACCGCCTGGAACGACCCGATCGGCCGGCCGAACTGCTTGCGCTGCTTGCTGTATTCGACTGACAGTTCCAGCATCCGCTCCGCCGCCCCGAGCGCATCGGCGGCCACCAGCACCGCGGCTAGCGCCGTTGCACGAACCAGCGCCGCATCGTCGACGGCCTGTACATCGGTGACCGCAACTTCGGCGAACTCGATGGTGCCCGCGGCACGGGAGCGGTCCAGCAACGGTTCTGCCGAGACCGTTACCGCCTCGGCCGACAACCGGGCCAGGCCGCCCTCGACCGGCACGAGGAACACGTCGGCTTCCGGCGCACCCAGTACGTGCGCGACGGTTCCGCTCAGGCACCCGCGATCAGACTCGACGGCGCTCCAGTCGGGTATCCGATCTCCCCGGAGCGCGAGCGCATACCGTTGCTCGCCCTCGATCTGGGCGGCAAGCTCAGCGTCGGTGAGCAGTGGGGCCGCCACGGTGGCGGCCAGCCACGAGGCATCTGGCACCGCGGCGCGGCCGAACTCCCTTGCCGTCAGGGCTAACTCGAGCACTCCCCCACCTTGACCGCCGGCTTGTTCGGGATAACCGACGGCCCACCAACCCTCGTTGATCAGGGCAGCGGTGAATGTCGAGGTGTCGCCGTCGGACTGCAACCGACGCACGGTCTCGGTGGTGAACTTCGCGGCGATCCACTCGCGCAGCGAGGTCGCGAAGAGTTCCTGCTCCTCGGACAGCTCCAATTGCATTCTTGCTCCTCGTCAGTTGGTGCTCCCGGCGCCGCATGCGGAGCTGCCGTGCACGACTTGCCGAATGGCATCAACGGCTTCCGGGTTCTCGGCGCTGGACAGATCCCCGGGATCCGCCCCGATGGCGGCCGCACGGATCGCGCGGCGCAGGATCTTGGCCGATCTGGTCTTGGGCAGCGCCGGGACGGCCAGCACCCGCGCCGGCGCGAACGGTTTGCCGATCCCGTCGGACACCAACCGGCGCAGCTCGTCGGCGACCGCCCCGGTGTCGACTTCGCTGCGCGGTACCCAGAACGCCCAGATCACCTCGCCCTTCTGTGGATTGGGCACGCCGACGGCCGCCGCCTCGGCGACCGCGGGGTGGGTGGCGAGGATGGACTCAACCTCGGCCGGTGCGATGCGCTTGCCGGCAACGTTCATCACGTCATCGGAGCGCCCGAGGATATACCACCGGCCGGATGCGTCGACCAGCGCGAAATCGCCGTGCCACCACATCCCCGGATACCGCGACCAGTACGACCGCAGGTAGCGCTCCCGGTCCCGCCACACCCCTCGGGTCATGGCGGGCCAGGGTTGGCGGCAGACAAGTTCCCCGACCCGGCCGCGCACCGGCGCGCCGTCGTCGTCGACGACGTCGACGTCCATCCCCAGCGACGGGCCGCCCAGCGAGCAGCTGGGAATGGGCTCGACCGGGTAGGGCGCAAGGAAGGAGCCGCCGACCTCGGTACCGCCGGAGAAGTTGATCACCGGCACCCGGCCGCCGAACACGTCGGCGGCCAGCCACTCGTAGGAGTCGGCGTCCCACGGCTCCCCGGTGGATCCCAACACCCGTACCGAGCTCAGGTCGTAGCGGCGGAATTCCTCCGCCGGAGTGGCCTTCAGCGCCCGGATCAGGGTGGGCGACACGCCGAACATGGTGATCCGGTGCCGTTCGACCAGGCTCCACAACCGGCAACGGTCCGGAACGTCGGGTGAGCCCTCGTACAGCAACAGGGTGGCGCCGTTGGCGTGGGTACCGATGGTCGACAGGGGCCCCATGACCCAGCCCATGTCGGTGATCCAGCAGAACACCTCGCCGGGGTGGATGTCGAACGAGTAGGCGACCTCGCTGGTCACCTTCACGGTGAATCCCGCCTGGGTGTGCACCGCGCCCTTGGGTTTTCCGGTGGTTCCCGAGGTGTAACCGAGCATCAGCGGATGCTCGGCCGGCAGCGGTTCGAATCGGTGCGGTGCCCGGCCCGGATCGACCAGGGCGGACCAGTCTGCCACCGTGACGTCGGCCCGGCCGACCTGCACCCGGGCGCCGATGTTGTCCACGGCGACGACAGTCCGGACGCTGGGCGATCGCGGCAGCGCCCGGGCCAACTCGTCGGCCATACTCACCGACCGTCCACGCCGGACGGTGCCGTCGGCGACGACGACCGCCTTGACCTCGGCGTCGGCGAGCCGGGCCGCGATGGCCGGGGCCCCGAACCCGGAGAACAGCGGCACCACGATCGCGCCGATGCCGGCCGCCGCATACAGCGCCACGACCGCTTCGGGTGTCATCGGCAGGTAGATGCCGACCGCGTCGCCCTTGCCGATCCCGAGCTCGGTCAGGCCCGCCGCGGCCCGGCCGACCTGGTCGGCCAGCTCACCGTAGGTCAGCGTGGTCACCGAGCCGTTCTCGGCCTCGTGGACCACCGCCGGACGGTCCCGGTCGGTTGCCAGCCACCTTCCGATGCAGGCGTCGACCACGTTGAAGGTGCCGCCGACGAACCACTCCGGGAATTCGATGCCCCGGGAGAGGTCGACCACCGACCGGTACGGGGTGGCGAACGGGATGCCCAGGTCTTCGACGACCGCATTCCAGTACCAGCAGATGTCGGCGGTGGACCGGCGGCGCAACTCGTCGATGGTGTCGATACCGTGCCGACGGGCCAGCCGCAGCACATTGGCCCGCTCCAGATATTCGGCCGTGGGATGCCAGACGTAGTCGGTCATTTCGTTCTCCTCAGCCCCTGGGCATCCCGAGCACCCGCTCGGCGGCGATGTTGCGCTGGATGAAGGTCGATCCGCCCGCGATCGCAGTGCCGCGGGCCTGGTAGGCCAACCGCAGCCAGCGCTGCTGTTCGGGGTCCGTGTCGTCCCGTCCCGCTTCGTCGAGCCCGAACTGGCCACCGAAATCCGTCAGTTCCAGCCCGAAGTCGGCGATGTCCTCGACCAGCGGACAGAAGTACAGCTTGCCGATTGAGGTCACCGGCCCGGGTGGTTCGCCGGATGCCGCGCCGGTGATCACCCGCTGCCCGATCAGGTAATGGGTCAGTGCGCGGCCGTACAGGTCGGCGATCCGCTGGCGTACCAGGGGATCGGCCGCCAGCGGCCGGCCGTCGTCGGTGGTCCCGCGCTTGATCTGATCGACCAGATCGGCTACCGCGCGGGTGGTGTTGACCCGGCCGGTGGCGATGCCGACCCGCTCGAACGACAGCGTCGCCATCGCGACCTTCCACCCGCCGTCCACCGCACCGACGACGTTGCCGTCCGGCACGAAAACGTCGTCGAGGAACACCTCGTTGAACTCGGCCTCACCCAGCATGTGCGCCAGCGGCCGGACCGTGATCCCGGGTGAGGCCATCGACACCAGGAAGTAGGTGATGCCCTTGTGCCGTTCACCGCCGCCGGTGCGCGCCAACAGGATCGCGTTGTCGGCGATCTGGGCGCGCGAGGTCCAGATCTTCTGGCCGTTGATCTTCCATCCGCCGTCGACCTTGGTGGCCGTGGTGCGCAGCGAGGCCAGATCCGATCCGGACTCCGGCTCGGAGAACAACTGACACCAGATCTCGTCGCCCTTCAGAATCGGCTCGAGGTAGCGCCGCTTCTGCTCGTCGGTGCCGAACGCGACGATGGTCGGCCCGGCGAAGTCCTCGCCGATGATGTTGAGCCGGTCCGGGGCACCCGCGCGGTCGAGCTCCTCGTTGAAGATCGCCTTGATCTTCGCATCCGCTCCGGCCCCACCGTATTCGGCCGGCCAGGACAGCCCGGCGAAGCCGGCGTCGAACAGCTTGCGCTGCCACACCGACCAGAACCGGCGCCGCTCATGCATGTCGGCCGGCTCCGGCCACGGCAGCGTCGGCAGCGTGTCGGCCAGCCACGCCCGCAACCGGGCGCGGAACCGCGCCTCGGCCGGCGAATCGTTCAGATCCATCCGAACCCTCCCAACATCATCGGACTAACCGTACAATAGGTCTGACCAAAAATCCAGGAGGACCACATGGAACGTTCACCGACGCCCCCGGAGGCATCGGCCGTACTCGACGAAGTCTCGTTCCGCGTCGAGGCGGGCAAGGTCCGGGAGTTCGCCCGGGCCACCCGCGCCACCGATCCGGTGTACACCGACCAGACCGCCGCGCGGGCCGCAGGATTTGACAACATCCCCGCCACGCCGACCTATCTCGTTGTGGCAGGCCACTATCGCGATCAGCGTGGCTTCGTACAGGCGCTGGGTCTGGCCATCGAACGGGTCGTCGTCGGATCGGTGGAATGGGAGTACCTGCGCCCGCTCGTGGTCGGCGACCGACTCCGGGGGACCCGCCGCGTCGTGGCGGACGACACCAGAACGGGCCGCCGAGGTGGGGTGATGCGACTGGTGACGCTGGAGACCACCTGGGTCGACGGGTCCGGCGCGACCGTGGCGAGACAACGTGAAGTCCTGATCGAAAGGGGTGCTTGAGAATGCGGCAACCGAAGACGTTGCAAGCCGGAGAAACGCTGCCGCTCAGGACGATCGGCCCGATCACCCAGACCGACATCGTGCGGTTCGCCGGTGCCGGCGGTGACTTCAACCCGCTGCACCACGACCCGGAGTACGCGCGCGCGGCGGGCCTGGCGGGCGTCATCGCCATGGGCCAGATGCACGCCGGGATGCTCGCGGCCTGGCTGTGCGACCTGGTGCACGTCGAGCACCTGCTGTCGTACCAGGTCCGGTTCGCCTCCCCGCTCGCGCTCGGCGAGACCATCCAGTTCACCGGCCGGGTCGAGAACATCACGCCCGGTGAGAACGGCACGGCGACAGCGAGTCTGGCCTTGCAGGGCGCGGTCGGTGACCGTGTTGTCGTCACCGCCACCGCCCGGGTGCGCACGGCCGGGTGACCGGGTGCGGCGGCAACGTTCACTGCAGCAGCACGATCTTGCCGAACTCCCCACCCGATTCGAGGTGCCGGTGCGCCTCGGCCGCATCGGCCAACGGAAAGGTCCTGGCGATCACCGGGCGCGAGAGCCGGCCCTTGGCAACGAGATCGAGCAGGCCGCGAAAATCCGATGGGCTGCCCATCGTGGTGCCGAGCAGGCTGTACTGCCCGAAGTAGAAGGCGCGGATGTCCATGTCCGCGCGCTCGGCGACGTTCGCCCCCAGTACGACGAGCCGGCCGCCCGGGCGCAACGCTTGCACCGAGCGGCCCCACAGCCCCACCGCATCCAGGATCACGTCGAAACCGCGCCCGTCCGGCGAGATTTCCCTGGCGCGCTGCGGCCAGTCGGCGTCCGAGTGCAGGACCCCACCCTGTGCCCCGGCCGCGATCGCCCGGTCACGCTTGGCGTCGGTCGATGCGGTCACCCACACCCGCGCCCCGAGCGCGGCGCCCAGCGACAGGGCCATCGTGGCGATGCCCCCGCCGGCACCGATGATCAGCAGCGACTCGCCGGTCCGTAGCCCCGCCCGGGTGACCAGGGCCCGGTAGCAGGTGACCCCGACCAGCGGCAGCGCCGCCGCCTCGGCCCAGGACAAGCCGGCGGGTTTGGGCGCCACGCACTCCTCGGGGACGCTGACGTACTCGGCGTAGGTTCCCGCCACCCGGTCGCCCAGGATCTCGAATTCCGGTGCCGGGGCGGCGCTGTCGGCACCCCAGAACAGCGACGGCAGGATGACCACCTCTTCGCCGGTGTCCACCCGGACACCGGCACCGTCCGCACCGGGGATGTGCGGCAACGGTGATCCGTACCGGCCCTGCCGAACCAGGACGTCATGCCAGTTCAGGGCACTGGCTCGCAGCGCCACCGTGACCCAGCCGCGACGCTGCGGCGGCTCCGGGACCGCCCGCGACACCAGCACCTCCGGCCCGCCGAACGCCTCGAGGACAACGGCTTTCACCGATAGCTCCTCCCGGTGGCGGCCAGTTCCGCGCGCACCCGGTCGCGCAGGATGTGCTTCTGCACCTTGCCGGTGGCAGTCATCGGCAGCGCCTCGACGGCGATCACCCGCTCCGGGGTCTTCTGGATCGCCACCCCCTGTCCGACCAGGAATTCCCGCAGATCCTCCACCGTCGGTGCGCGACGGCCCTCCCGGGGCACCACGAAACAGCAGACCTTCTCCCCCAGCCGTTCGTCCGGCATCCCCACCACGGCGACCGCCGTCAGATCCGGGTGCGCGGCCAGCCGGTCCTCGATCTCGCGAGCACTGATGTTCATGCCGCCGCGAATCACGATGTCCTTGATCCGCCCGGTGACCCTGACGTATCCGTCCTGGTCCATCACCCCGAGATCACCGGATCGGGAGAAGCCGTCGGGGGTGTACAGCTTCGCGGTTTCGGCCGGGTTGTTCAGGTAGCCGAGCATGTGCGATGGGCCGCGATAGGCGATGTCGCCCTCGGTGCCCCGGGGCACCTCCAGCCCGTCGGGACCGACGATTTTCACCTCGGCACCCGGCAACGCCGCGCCGTCGCTGGTGACCGCCCGGCGCGGGTCGTCGGTGATCGTGCAGGTGGTGGTGCAGAGGTTCTCGCTGCGGCCGTACAGCGACAGGATCGTGGTGCCCGGCAACTTCTTCTTGGCGTTCTGCACAACCGCGGCCGGAATGGGCGACCCGGCGCAGGTCCATACCCGCAGCGAGGACAGATCGGCGTCCGGGATCTCCTCGGCCGCGGCGATCAGCGTCTGCAGGAACGTGGTCGCGGTGACTGCGGCCGTGCACCGGTACCGCTCGATCTCCTCGACCGCCCGTTTCGGATCCCAGGACGGCATGAGATGTGTCGCCGCGCCGACGAGCAAGGGAAGCAGCAGGCTGGTCACCAGACCGGTGGTATGGGTGATCGGCGACGGCCCGAACTGTACGTCGTTCTCGGTGTGGCCGAATGCCTCCGTCAGCGCCCGGGCCCCGGCGGCGTAGGTGTTGAAGGTGTGCATGCACCCCTTCGGCGCCGAGGTGGTGCCCGAGGTGTAGACGATCACGAACAACTCGTCGGGGTCGGCCCGGAAGTCGATCTCGGCGTCGACCTGCGCGGGTTGTGCATCCGGGAGCAACGCGTCGAGCACGAGGATGTCCCGGTCGGCGAGGCCGGCATGTTCGTGCTCCGCTGCCCGGACCGCCACGATGTCGGTCAGCGTCGGCGAATCACGCCGGATGTCCTCGTACATCGGGAGGTAGTCGAATTTGCCGAATCCGACCGGAGCGAAGGCCATCCGGATCCCGGCGTCGACCACCACGTGGCCGACCTCCTCGCGCCGGTAAATGGGCATGATCGGCACCATCACCGCGCCGATCCGCGCCAGCGCCGCGGTGACCACGACGAACTCCGCCCAGTTCGGCAACTGCACGGCCACCCGGTCACCGGCGCGCAGCCCACGTCGGTGCAGGCCGAGCGCGAGCCGCTGCGACGCCGCGAACACCTCGGCGAAGGTCATCGACCGCACGCCGTCGGTGACGAAGACCTTCTTGCCGTGCGTCTCGGCGCGCAGCCGCAGCAGGTCGGTGAGGTTCACCTCCTTCCACTGCCCGGTGGCGTAGAAGTCGTCGATCTGGTCCGGGCTGTACGGCCCGATCGGTTGCCTGCTCGTCACGTCCTCGCTCCTTCGTGATGAATGTCGCCGCCCGATGGGAGGCTCTCGCCCCGGGTTTTCGAACGCCTTTCCTGCAACGGTCTGCCCGTCATTGCCCCGGCTCCGACGGGAGCAGCAGCGACTGCAGCGATCTGCGGCCCGACCCGGTATCCGGGCCACCCGGCTGCACCCCCTCCTCCGCGCCGGCCAGCAGTTCGGCCGGCACTAGCGGCTGAGGCGGTCGCGCGACCGGGTGCGCCCGCACCGCGCCCGGCGGAAGCTGGGGGATGTCCTGCCCGGACAGGGTGGCGTTCGGATCGCCCTTCCAGTTGTTGCCGTCGTTGAGCGGTACGTACTGCTCGTCGCTCTCGCAAAGTTGCACCGTCGGGGCCCGCTTTCCCGGCCGGGTGATGCACGGGAAGTTCTTGGCCCCGCGTACGTTCCACATCGAATCCTGCGGGGTGCGGCAGTACAGCATCCCCGGCTCCCGTTCGGGGGCGTCCTCGTGCACAGGCGAGCGGCGCTGCTGGGCCGGCAGGAAACCGGTCGTGCACGGCGGCGGCAGATTCAGGTTGAGGTTGAAGCTCAGGTACTGCCCGCGGTAGTCCTGTTTGGTGCCCCGGTTGGCGACGTGGGTGGCCTGCGCCTCGGCGATCGCCTGCGGGAACAGCACCAGCAGCTGTTCGACGCTGGGATGGTAGGTGTGTGCCA
The window above is part of the Mycolicibacterium hassiacum DSM 44199 genome. Proteins encoded here:
- a CDS encoding AMP-binding protein; protein product: MTSRQPIGPYSPDQIDDFYATGQWKEVNLTDLLRLRAETHGKKVFVTDGVRSMTFAEVFAASQRLALGLHRRGLRAGDRVAVQLPNWAEFVVVTAALARIGAVMVPIMPIYRREEVGHVVVDAGIRMAFAPVGFGKFDYLPMYEDIRRDSPTLTDIVAVRAAEHEHAGLADRDILVLDALLPDAQPAQVDAEIDFRADPDELFVIVYTSGTTSAPKGCMHTFNTYAAGARALTEAFGHTENDVQFGPSPITHTTGLVTSLLLPLLVGAATHLMPSWDPKRAVEEIERYRCTAAVTATTFLQTLIAAAEEIPDADLSSLRVWTCAGSPIPAAVVQNAKKKLPGTTILSLYGRSENLCTTTCTITDDPRRAVTSDGAALPGAEVKIVGPDGLEVPRGTEGDIAYRGPSHMLGYLNNPAETAKLYTPDGFSRSGDLGVMDQDGYVRVTGRIKDIVIRGGMNISAREIEDRLAAHPDLTAVAVVGMPDERLGEKVCCFVVPREGRRAPTVEDLREFLVGQGVAIQKTPERVIAVEALPMTATGKVQKHILRDRVRAELAATGRSYR